In Qipengyuania psychrotolerans, one DNA window encodes the following:
- a CDS encoding DUF2267 domain-containing protein — MSTTGLEVFDKTLQSTHTWLDEIMDRIGPDRTLAWKVLSTVLQALRDRLPIELAAHFGAQLPLLVRGTYYAGFDPSKLPASWHTAEEFRQHISAGLSDARTVGASDAIDAVIAVLDRHLSAGQMDKVYRALPRQIRGLWPEYQGSDV, encoded by the coding sequence ATGAGCACCACTGGCCTGGAAGTCTTCGACAAGACTTTGCAATCGACACATACCTGGCTCGACGAGATAATGGATCGCATCGGCCCCGACCGCACCTTGGCATGGAAAGTGCTGTCGACGGTATTGCAGGCTCTGCGCGACCGTCTGCCGATCGAACTGGCCGCTCACTTTGGCGCGCAATTGCCGCTGCTTGTCCGCGGCACCTATTATGCCGGTTTCGATCCCTCGAAACTGCCCGCCAGCTGGCACACTGCAGAAGAATTCCGCCAACATATTTCCGCCGGCCTTTCGGATGCCCGAACAGTGGGCGCCAGCGACGCGATCGATGCGGTTATCGCTGTCCTCGACCGCCATTTATCTGCTGGCCAGATGGACAAGGTATACCGCGCGCTTCCAAGGCAGATACGCGGGCTGTGGCCAGAGTACCAAGGTTCGGACGTCTGA
- the lptB gene encoding LPS export ABC transporter ATP-binding protein: MDKQSAEPAAEAKPAIDPIAMARQAPVILEAIDLFKTFGKRPVLKGLSLKIREGEIFGLFGPDGAGKTVSFYCVLGLLKPDLGRIMLRGQDITRLPFYRRAIMGMGYLPEQPSVFRGLTVAQNIGAMVEIVEPDAERQAARVEELMRDLDIKHLRDTAATALSGGERRRCEIARALALDPALMLLDEPFAGIDPLTIANIKELVLDMKKRGIAVLLTDQNVDVMLELIDHACVIDEGEVIFEGTPDQMLRDPIVIEHYLGADD; encoded by the coding sequence ATGGACAAGCAGAGCGCCGAGCCAGCAGCCGAGGCGAAACCTGCTATCGATCCGATCGCCATGGCTCGCCAGGCACCCGTAATTCTCGAAGCGATTGACCTGTTCAAGACGTTTGGAAAGCGTCCCGTCCTCAAGGGTCTTTCCCTCAAGATCCGGGAGGGCGAAATCTTCGGCCTATTCGGCCCCGATGGGGCGGGGAAAACGGTAAGTTTCTATTGCGTGCTCGGTCTGTTGAAGCCGGATCTCGGGCGGATCATGCTGCGCGGGCAGGATATAACGCGCCTTCCGTTCTATCGCCGCGCCATCATGGGAATGGGATACTTGCCTGAACAGCCATCCGTTTTTCGCGGGCTGACGGTGGCGCAGAACATCGGGGCAATGGTCGAAATCGTCGAGCCGGATGCAGAACGACAAGCCGCGCGTGTGGAGGAGCTGATGAGAGATCTCGATATCAAGCATCTGCGCGATACGGCGGCGACGGCGCTTTCGGGCGGGGAAAGGCGGCGCTGCGAGATCGCACGCGCGCTCGCGCTGGATCCCGCCCTCATGCTTCTCGACGAGCCTTTTGCCGGAATCGATCCACTGACGATCGCCAATATCAAGGAACTCGTCCTCGATATGAAAAAGCGCGGGATTGCCGTCCTGCTAACCGACCAGAACGTCGATGTTATGCTCGAACTCATCGATCATGCGTGCGTCATCGACGAAGGCGAGGTGATATTTGAAGGAACGCCGGACCAAATGCTCCGCGATCCGATCGTGATCGAACACTATCTTGGCGCCGATGACTGA
- a CDS encoding cation-translocating P-type ATPase, translating to MENNRLGANQAWHARTAAEVFVQQDTRNGGLTQSEVDERLSEYGPNLLPEVRRAGLIDIFARQFANPLIYLLIVAGVLSLAIGDRLDAVFIFGVLTTNALVGSYQEYKADAGARALRNLVPQVARVVRNGAVQEISAAEIVPGDIVELESGMKVTADVRLVDAHGLRIDESSLTGESMPVLKDANLLLDAETVAGDRLTMAHAGTVVVEGRGKGIAVETGAATLLAGIGSMLSDTARNAAETPLVRKMAKLARRIAVGTVGLILVLAALLALQGDGWRELLLLAIALAVAAIPEGLPIAVTVALSAAASRMAQRNVIVRSLPAVEGLGSCTLIATDKTGTLTLNRLTVNRVVLADGTSVERQQWLDGMMRDGLGEIGRAAAICNEAHLTDTGSPVGDAVDIALLDLAHETGNEPEQLLGIERLAIMPYEPAARFAAVEARSPEGSRLVVKGAPETVLAMCAECPEDALNIAEKIASEGYRVLVLADANSASAAGPIHDRLHGLRLLGFVGLSDPLRLGVVEAVARCLQAGISVRMITGDHPTTALAIARQLGLDAEAANVVTGSELARLDPESDAFTHAVSEAEVFARIEPAQKLAIVKALQRSDHIVAVTGDGVNDGPALHAADIGVAMGKGGTDVARAASDLVIADDNFATILAGIEEGRVTFLNVRKIVIFMLATGLAEILMFIGALAFGLPMPLTPVQLLWLNIVTNGLQDVTLGFGKGEGDELQKAPRRKLATLVDHEAIILMLPGTIVMTAAAVWIMADHLAAGDSVDEARNTVLFIVVLFQNAFLLTVRNLHMPFWRWHPPENGWLFAGLSTALVLHIVAQHVPLTQTMLGISPVGAEVVAQGLGAALLVLFSTEAAKWWLARRRSAPVTGTLPMA from the coding sequence ATCGAGAATAATCGCCTCGGGGCCAATCAGGCCTGGCACGCACGCACTGCTGCCGAAGTGTTTGTGCAGCAGGACACCAGGAATGGCGGCCTTACCCAAAGCGAAGTCGATGAACGCCTGTCCGAGTACGGCCCCAACTTGCTGCCAGAGGTCCGGCGAGCAGGCCTGATCGACATATTTGCGCGCCAGTTCGCCAACCCGCTGATCTATCTGCTCATTGTCGCCGGCGTTCTTTCCCTGGCCATCGGTGACCGGTTGGATGCCGTGTTCATCTTCGGCGTCCTGACAACCAATGCTCTTGTCGGCAGCTATCAGGAATACAAGGCCGACGCAGGCGCGCGCGCACTGAGAAACCTGGTGCCCCAGGTGGCCCGTGTCGTCCGCAATGGGGCCGTGCAAGAAATCTCCGCTGCAGAGATAGTGCCCGGTGACATCGTCGAACTGGAAAGCGGGATGAAGGTGACGGCCGACGTGCGCCTCGTCGATGCGCACGGCCTCCGGATCGATGAAAGCTCGCTCACCGGGGAATCGATGCCGGTCCTGAAAGACGCCAATCTCCTGCTTGATGCCGAGACCGTTGCAGGCGACCGGCTCACGATGGCGCACGCCGGAACTGTCGTGGTGGAAGGCCGCGGCAAGGGCATCGCGGTTGAAACAGGCGCCGCGACATTGCTGGCGGGGATCGGCTCGATGCTGTCCGACACTGCCCGAAACGCAGCTGAAACGCCGCTGGTCAGAAAGATGGCAAAACTGGCGCGGCGCATTGCGGTGGGCACCGTCGGATTGATCCTGGTGCTTGCCGCATTGCTGGCACTGCAAGGCGATGGATGGCGCGAGCTCCTGTTGCTGGCCATCGCGCTGGCCGTTGCAGCGATACCGGAAGGACTGCCAATCGCCGTGACCGTTGCCCTTTCCGCGGCTGCAAGCCGCATGGCTCAGCGCAACGTTATCGTCCGGTCGCTGCCGGCGGTCGAGGGGCTCGGATCGTGCACCCTTATCGCCACAGACAAGACCGGGACGCTGACTTTGAACCGGCTAACCGTGAATCGAGTAGTGCTTGCCGACGGGACGAGTGTCGAACGCCAGCAGTGGCTCGACGGGATGATGCGCGATGGCCTGGGCGAGATCGGCCGGGCAGCAGCTATTTGCAACGAAGCGCATCTGACCGACACCGGCAGCCCGGTCGGTGATGCTGTCGATATCGCCCTGTTGGATCTGGCGCACGAGACCGGCAACGAGCCCGAGCAGTTGCTGGGGATCGAGCGCCTTGCCATCATGCCATACGAGCCTGCGGCCCGCTTTGCTGCAGTGGAAGCCAGATCACCCGAAGGCAGTCGCCTAGTGGTCAAGGGCGCTCCGGAAACAGTGCTCGCCATGTGCGCAGAATGTCCTGAAGATGCGCTCAATATTGCCGAGAAAATTGCAAGCGAGGGTTACCGTGTGCTGGTGCTGGCCGACGCAAATTCGGCATCAGCTGCCGGGCCCATCCATGACCGGTTGCATGGCCTGAGGCTGCTGGGCTTTGTCGGCCTGAGTGACCCACTTCGTCTGGGCGTTGTCGAAGCGGTTGCCCGCTGCCTTCAAGCAGGAATCTCGGTTCGGATGATCACGGGAGATCACCCGACAACGGCCCTCGCCATTGCGCGGCAACTGGGCCTGGATGCAGAGGCCGCAAATGTCGTGACCGGGTCGGAGCTGGCCCGGCTCGATCCCGAAAGCGATGCTTTCACACACGCCGTGAGCGAGGCGGAAGTATTTGCACGGATCGAACCTGCGCAGAAGTTGGCGATCGTAAAGGCGCTCCAGCGCAGCGATCATATTGTCGCAGTAACGGGTGACGGCGTGAATGATGGCCCCGCTCTGCATGCTGCGGACATCGGCGTTGCAATGGGCAAAGGCGGGACCGATGTCGCCCGTGCGGCCTCGGACCTGGTCATCGCTGACGACAATTTCGCGACAATTCTGGCGGGTATCGAAGAAGGGCGCGTGACCTTCCTCAATGTCCGCAAGATCGTGATTTTCATGCTGGCCACCGGACTGGCGGAAATTCTCATGTTCATCGGCGCGCTGGCTTTCGGGCTACCCATGCCGCTTACCCCGGTTCAGCTGTTGTGGCTGAACATCGTCACAAACGGTCTGCAGGATGTGACGCTCGGCTTTGGCAAAGGCGAAGGAGACGAACTGCAAAAGGCCCCGCGGCGCAAGCTGGCTACGCTGGTCGATCACGAAGCCATCATCCTGATGCTTCCCGGGACCATCGTGATGACAGCGGCAGCCGTCTGGATCATGGCCGACCATCTTGCGGCAGGGGATAGTGTTGATGAAGCCCGCAATACCGTGCTGTTTATCGTGGTGCTTTTCCAGAATGCCTTCCTCCTCACGGTTCGCAATCTGCACATGCCTTTCTGGAGGTGGCATCCGCCGGAAAACGGATGGCTGTTTGCCGGGCTCAGCACCGCATTGGTGCTTCACATCGTGGCCCAGCACGTGCCGCTGACGCAGACCATGCTCGGCATCAGCCCGGTTGGTGCCGAAGTGGTCGCGCAAGGGCTTGGCGCCGCCCTGCTGGTCCTCTTTTCCACCGAAGCTGCGAAGTGGTGGCTGGCGCGCAGGCGAAGCGCGCCTGTCACCGGAACATTACCTATGGCGTGA
- a CDS encoding CC0125/CC1285 family lipoprotein: MTAALAICVLATTGCAYSSTPYQPVSSSNRISGGYSDERLSENRFRVSFAGNSLTSREQVESYLLFRAAELTLEQGRTWFVIEDRVVEHEVERRVMADPLYDPWYGSYYGYWRPYWRYYGPRGWRAWYPYYGHSFWTDHVDVREVDRFEAIAEIRLGDGPMPNGNLRAFDAREVIARIGPRVKYPGDD, from the coding sequence ATGACAGCCGCACTCGCCATTTGTGTCCTGGCAACGACCGGCTGTGCCTACAGCAGCACGCCGTACCAGCCGGTTTCTTCGTCAAACAGGATTTCGGGCGGGTACAGCGATGAACGGCTCAGCGAAAACCGCTTCAGAGTGTCTTTTGCCGGCAATTCACTGACCTCGCGCGAGCAGGTCGAGAGCTACCTGCTGTTCCGCGCCGCCGAACTGACGCTTGAGCAAGGCCGCACCTGGTTCGTGATCGAAGACCGGGTCGTCGAACACGAGGTCGAGCGCAGGGTAATGGCTGACCCCCTCTACGATCCCTGGTATGGTTCCTATTACGGTTACTGGCGCCCTTACTGGAGGTATTACGGGCCGCGCGGCTGGCGGGCATGGTACCCCTATTACGGCCATTCCTTCTGGACCGACCACGTCGATGTCCGCGAGGTCGACCGGTTCGAGGCGATCGCCGAAATAAGGCTCGGCGATGGCCCGATGCCCAACGGCAATCTGCGCGCCTTCGATGCGCGAGAAGTGATTGCCCGGATTGGCCCGCGCGTGAAATATCCCGGCGACGATTAA
- a CDS encoding efflux RND transporter periplasmic adaptor subunit: MWARIKSWRWAMIIAALLVAGLAYSFWPEAEAVDLGSVTQGPMEVGLTDDGVTRVHDLYTVTAPVTGYVTRIELEPGDQVVAGQTVIARMAGIPSQPLDKRSRAEIANAISGSRAGEASASAALRLAEADLGRAEALADRGFLAKAELDARRAAASSARSELARTRAETRRLQSLLAEPAASGLPSGGAVAVRSPESGVVLRRLVESEGVVTQGAALVEIGNPARIEVVADLLSREAAQIEPGDAVKITRWGGEDALPGRVRRIEPFGKLKISALGIEEQRVNVIIDFEPAAAQRIARLGHGYQVDATVILWSENEVVRVPVGALFRAPEGGWQVFVENGGKAQLRDIEVGYINEDFAQVLGGLQEGERVILNPSGNIADGTRATPRD; encoded by the coding sequence ATGTGGGCGCGGATCAAGAGTTGGCGCTGGGCCATGATCATCGCCGCGCTGCTGGTGGCGGGCCTTGCCTACAGCTTCTGGCCGGAGGCAGAGGCGGTCGACCTTGGTTCGGTCACTCAGGGGCCGATGGAAGTCGGACTGACCGATGACGGGGTGACCCGTGTGCATGACCTCTACACCGTGACGGCCCCCGTGACCGGGTATGTAACGCGGATCGAACTTGAGCCCGGCGATCAGGTGGTGGCCGGCCAGACGGTAATTGCGCGCATGGCGGGCATCCCGTCCCAGCCACTCGACAAACGTAGCCGCGCGGAAATTGCCAATGCGATCTCGGGTTCGCGCGCGGGCGAGGCAAGCGCGTCTGCGGCGCTGCGGCTAGCCGAGGCGGATCTTGGCCGGGCCGAGGCGCTGGCGGATCGCGGCTTCTTGGCCAAGGCAGAGCTCGACGCCCGGCGTGCGGCTGCGTCCTCGGCCCGCAGCGAACTGGCCAGAACGCGCGCAGAAACCCGCCGACTGCAAAGCCTGCTGGCCGAGCCTGCTGCGTCCGGCCTGCCGTCGGGCGGCGCTGTGGCAGTGCGCTCGCCTGAAAGCGGAGTGGTCTTGCGCCGCCTTGTCGAAAGCGAAGGCGTGGTCACACAGGGAGCAGCGCTGGTTGAAATCGGTAATCCCGCGCGCATCGAAGTGGTTGCAGACCTACTTTCCAGGGAGGCGGCGCAGATCGAACCGGGTGATGCTGTGAAGATAACCCGCTGGGGAGGTGAGGATGCACTGCCAGGCCGGGTGCGCCGGATCGAACCCTTCGGGAAGCTCAAGATATCCGCGCTCGGCATCGAGGAGCAGCGGGTCAATGTGATCATCGATTTCGAGCCCGCTGCCGCCCAGCGCATTGCGCGGCTCGGCCACGGGTACCAGGTCGATGCCACGGTGATCCTCTGGAGCGAGAATGAAGTCGTTCGCGTGCCGGTGGGCGCGCTGTTCCGGGCACCGGAAGGCGGCTGGCAGGTGTTCGTCGAGAACGGCGGCAAGGCGCAGTTGCGGGATATCGAGGTCGGCTACATCAACGAGGATTTCGCACAAGTTCTCGGTGGCTTGCAAGAGGGAGAGCGGGTCATCCTCAACCCCTCGGGCAACATCGCGGACGGTACCCGCGCAACTCCGCGCGATTAA
- a CDS encoding ABC transporter permease, whose protein sequence is MRALDTKLMRDLWRLRGQALAIGLVIGAAMATFVMAMGVHHSLTETRDAYYDRYKYADVFVSMTRAPRSIVQRVEAIDGAAIAEGRIEQFATLEFPGRIEPVRALINSVGAGGHSKLNQLVVIRGRGPVVDKSDEVVIDKAFADANEIGLGAHIDAIIYGSRIRLKVVGIGLAPDYIWSIAPGELVPDARRFGIFWMGEKALEAASGHTGAINALSLKLERGASEREVIRHVDAIVGPYGGTGAVGREDHLSNAFLNSELDQLEAMTTIIPPIFLLVSTFLVYVVLGRIIRTEREEIGLMKAFGYGNAEIGWHYLKFAIAVALIGIVLGSSVGWWMGRSMTEQYAEYYRFPFLYYQVSASVFATGAAMAFGSAGIGAIGGVRAAAALTPAVAMSPPPPPIYRAGMSEKLGRWAGISAVGSMIVRHIARWPGRSAVTVSGVALSLGLLFATIQFIDGSRAMLDNYFFRAQRQDLSVTFIEPQNEKVLTELASLPGVLRVEPARAVPVVLRNGARSERVGIEAAGSDDRLTVRVDADGYEVPLPAAGLMLSRPLATKLALAPGDRAEVELLGGRQTRTTLTVASIIDELIGTRAYARSEALSRLTRDGTPVGSANLLIDPLYRDRLIIELGEMPQVLGLTERDAAMKLFEQIIDENIISMMGFYISFASAIAVGVVYNSARILFSERAHELATMRVLGYHRSEVGIVLLGELALLVAIAVPFGCVTGFWLAQLMVSMFSSDLFRLPFAPNRSSYGFATLVVLASASATALIVARRVARLDMVRVLKARD, encoded by the coding sequence GTGAGAGCGCTCGATACCAAGCTGATGCGTGATCTGTGGCGCTTGCGCGGACAGGCCTTGGCGATCGGGCTGGTGATCGGGGCCGCGATGGCGACCTTCGTGATGGCGATGGGTGTGCACCACTCGCTCACCGAGACACGTGATGCCTATTATGATCGCTACAAATATGCCGACGTCTTCGTCAGCATGACCCGCGCCCCGCGCAGCATCGTGCAGCGGGTCGAGGCGATCGACGGCGCGGCCATTGCAGAAGGCCGGATAGAACAATTTGCCACGCTTGAATTTCCGGGCCGGATCGAACCGGTGCGGGCGCTCATCAACTCGGTCGGTGCAGGCGGGCATAGCAAACTCAATCAGCTGGTAGTGATCAGGGGGCGCGGCCCCGTGGTCGACAAGAGCGACGAGGTGGTGATCGACAAGGCCTTCGCCGATGCCAACGAAATAGGCCTGGGCGCGCATATCGATGCCATTATCTACGGTAGCCGGATTCGCCTGAAGGTGGTCGGGATCGGCCTCGCACCGGATTACATCTGGTCGATTGCGCCGGGCGAACTGGTCCCCGATGCGAGACGATTCGGGATCTTCTGGATGGGCGAGAAAGCGCTTGAGGCTGCGTCCGGTCACACGGGCGCGATCAACGCGTTATCGCTGAAGCTGGAGCGCGGTGCGAGCGAGCGGGAAGTTATCCGCCATGTCGATGCGATCGTCGGGCCTTATGGCGGCACCGGTGCAGTTGGCCGTGAAGACCACCTGTCTAACGCCTTCCTCAACAGTGAACTCGATCAGCTGGAGGCGATGACCACCATTATTCCGCCGATCTTCCTGCTGGTATCCACCTTCCTTGTTTATGTTGTGCTTGGCCGGATCATCCGGACCGAGCGCGAAGAGATCGGGCTGATGAAGGCCTTCGGCTACGGAAATGCAGAGATCGGCTGGCACTATTTGAAATTTGCCATCGCAGTCGCGTTGATCGGCATCGTGCTGGGTTCCTCCGTCGGATGGTGGATGGGACGTTCCATGACCGAGCAATATGCCGAATATTACCGGTTCCCCTTCCTCTACTATCAGGTGTCCGCGAGCGTTTTCGCGACCGGCGCGGCCATGGCTTTTGGATCAGCCGGCATCGGCGCTATCGGCGGTGTCCGAGCGGCGGCCGCCTTGACCCCGGCCGTTGCAATGTCTCCTCCGCCTCCGCCAATCTACCGTGCGGGCATGAGCGAGAAGCTGGGGCGATGGGCAGGAATTTCCGCCGTCGGGAGCATGATCGTTCGCCATATTGCACGATGGCCCGGGCGCTCGGCAGTGACTGTGAGCGGCGTTGCCCTGTCGCTCGGCCTGCTGTTCGCGACCATTCAGTTTATCGACGGGTCGCGCGCGATGCTGGACAACTACTTCTTCCGCGCGCAGCGCCAAGATCTCTCCGTCACCTTCATCGAGCCCCAGAACGAAAAGGTCCTGACTGAGCTGGCCTCGCTTCCGGGCGTTCTGAGGGTCGAGCCTGCGCGCGCGGTTCCGGTCGTTCTGCGCAATGGTGCCCGGTCGGAGCGGGTCGGAATAGAGGCGGCCGGCAGCGACGACCGCCTGACTGTGCGGGTCGACGCCGACGGCTATGAAGTCCCGCTGCCCGCCGCGGGCCTGATGCTCAGCAGGCCGCTGGCAACCAAGCTCGCGCTCGCCCCGGGGGACCGCGCGGAGGTGGAATTGCTGGGCGGGCGCCAGACTAGGACCACGCTGACAGTCGCGAGCATCATCGACGAACTCATCGGAACCCGCGCATATGCGCGCAGCGAGGCCCTGTCCCGCCTCACCCGCGATGGCACGCCGGTCGGCAGCGCGAACCTGCTGATCGATCCGCTTTACCGCGACCGGCTCATCATCGAACTGGGCGAAATGCCCCAGGTCCTCGGATTGACGGAGCGTGACGCAGCGATGAAACTGTTCGAACAGATAATTGACGAAAATATCATTTCGATGATGGGTTTCTACATCTCGTTCGCATCGGCCATCGCTGTCGGCGTGGTCTACAACAGCGCGCGCATTCTGTTTTCCGAACGCGCGCATGAACTCGCGACGATGCGGGTACTCGGCTATCATCGCAGTGAAGTGGGGATCGTCCTGCTTGGAGAACTGGCCCTGCTGGTTGCGATCGCCGTTCCGTTCGGGTGCGTAACCGGCTTTTGGCTGGCCCAGCTGATGGTCAGCATGTTCAGTTCGGATCTTTTCCGCCTTCCCTTTGCACCCAACAGGTCCAGCTATGGCTTCGCGACGCTGGTGGTGCTGGCTTCGGCCAGTGCAACCGCGCTGATCGTGGCGCGCCGCGTTGCAAGGCTCGACATGGTGCGGGTCCTCAAGGCGCGCGACTGA
- a CDS encoding ABC transporter ATP-binding protein has protein sequence MSDAVDTKPSKRRETAFVGQSLKKTYITGETQVHALRGVDLEIKAGEILVLLGPSGSGKSTLLNIIGGLDRPTSGQLWYRDTELTALNEAELTRFRRASIGFIFQFYNLIPSLTAEENVRLVIDIADDPMPAKDALELVGLADRRHHFPAQLSGGEQQRVAVARAIAKRPGVLLCDEPTGALDSATGVRVLETLAQANRELGTTLILITHNAGIAAMADRVFNFLDGQIASIQTNDVRISASEMVW, from the coding sequence ATGTCAGATGCGGTCGATACGAAGCCGTCAAAAAGACGCGAAACCGCTTTTGTCGGGCAATCGCTCAAAAAGACTTACATCACGGGTGAAACCCAGGTGCATGCCCTGCGCGGCGTGGACCTCGAGATCAAGGCCGGCGAGATCCTCGTGCTGCTGGGCCCGTCGGGAAGCGGCAAGTCGACGCTGCTCAATATTATCGGCGGGCTCGACCGACCCACGTCAGGTCAATTATGGTACCGCGATACCGAACTCACTGCGCTGAACGAAGCCGAGCTAACGCGGTTTCGCCGGGCCAGCATCGGGTTCATCTTCCAGTTCTACAACCTCATTCCCAGCCTGACTGCCGAAGAGAACGTGCGGCTGGTTATCGATATCGCAGATGATCCCATGCCGGCGAAAGATGCTCTGGAGCTGGTCGGCCTAGCAGACCGGCGGCACCATTTCCCGGCCCAGCTTTCCGGCGGCGAACAGCAGCGGGTGGCCGTGGCCCGCGCCATCGCGAAGCGGCCGGGCGTCCTCTTGTGCGACGAGCCTACCGGGGCGCTCGACAGCGCAACCGGGGTCAGGGTTCTCGAGACGCTGGCGCAGGCCAATCGCGAACTCGGCACGACGCTGATCCTGATAACCCACAACGCCGGGATCGCCGCCATGGCCGACCGGGTGTTCAATTTCCTCGACGGGCAAATCGCGTCGATCCAGACCAATGACGTCCGCATTTCCGCATCGGAGATGGTCTGGTGA
- a CDS encoding sodium:calcium antiporter, with translation MSGVTLAPPIIGFCLAASAVWWAGTRLPRFVVALSDKTSLGQGFAGLLVLGGITSLPELATATTAAAIGAPLLAMNDVLGSAAFNVLLLAIADMLLGPRPLTSVVARPVTLIQGVSGMMVLALIIAAITSDGRAPIGGPYLWPAIIFAASIASIHIADRTERRPMWQVIDQPERAFAEAAKQSEISWRTLLLWLSILAAIIMVAGATLAATAARIATQTGIGGSLMGFLFVSAATSLPEFSAIIGAIRHQRYELAIGEVFGSNLFNFSFILIIDAVSSGPPVLGLAGPFEAMAALLALLMSGVFVLGLVERRDRTILRMGEDSLAVIVVYGAGLAFLLGAAPGH, from the coding sequence GTGAGCGGAGTTACCCTCGCGCCACCGATCATCGGCTTCTGCCTTGCCGCCAGCGCGGTGTGGTGGGCGGGCACGCGCCTGCCTCGTTTCGTCGTGGCGCTCAGTGACAAGACAAGTCTGGGCCAAGGGTTTGCCGGGCTGCTTGTACTTGGCGGCATTACATCCCTGCCTGAATTGGCGACAGCGACGACCGCAGCGGCCATCGGTGCTCCGCTGCTTGCAATGAACGACGTCCTGGGCAGCGCGGCGTTCAATGTTCTGTTGCTTGCAATTGCCGACATGCTGCTGGGACCGCGACCGCTGACCTCGGTCGTGGCGCGGCCGGTCACGCTGATCCAGGGCGTGTCGGGGATGATGGTCCTTGCGCTTATCATTGCGGCGATCACTTCCGATGGCCGCGCACCCATAGGCGGACCCTATCTATGGCCAGCCATAATTTTTGCCGCCTCTATTGCGTCGATCCATATCGCCGATCGCACGGAACGGCGGCCGATGTGGCAAGTGATCGACCAGCCGGAACGGGCTTTCGCCGAGGCTGCCAAGCAGAGTGAGATCAGCTGGCGCACACTGCTCCTCTGGTTGTCGATACTGGCAGCGATCATCATGGTTGCAGGGGCGACGCTCGCAGCAACGGCGGCTCGCATCGCCACGCAGACCGGGATCGGCGGCAGCCTGATGGGTTTTCTCTTCGTGTCGGCCGCAACGTCGCTGCCCGAGTTTTCGGCCATTATCGGCGCCATTCGTCACCAGCGCTACGAACTGGCAATCGGTGAAGTATTCGGGTCCAACCTCTTCAATTTTTCGTTCATCCTGATCATCGACGCTGTCTCGAGCGGGCCGCCGGTGCTTGGGCTGGCAGGTCCGTTCGAGGCGATGGCAGCGCTTCTTGCCCTGTTGATGTCCGGCGTTTTCGTGCTCGGACTGGTGGAACGGCGTGATCGAACCATTCTGAGGATGGGAGAAGATTCGCTCGCAGTGATTGTCGTGTATGGTGCCGGCCTCGCGTTCCTGCTCGGTGCTGCACCAGGTCATTGA
- a CDS encoding universal stress protein produces MPRLLACIDDGEMAKAVSAQALAIACSLGMEVTFARVIDAPGQFASPADPIEWQLRRRTQQEDLRRFSGQEEGQVITNRVLLAGTPADELSDWALDHGATLLATGRRRFEDGRGMGSTAQSLLERGEHSLLIVPPGQPRKGPYRRIMVPIDGSGRGDAVLPVARRIARTHGADLMLIHIVPPTEILETVNAPQLHRLSNELDEQKRRHGKNHLEELRSRSIEDGLEVETILRGPGDPRSMLRDAAISEDVDLIVMASHGTTGLSDVACGSVTKYLAEHAPAPLLIVRPNLRCSFGPKEKNCRNPSVFRFDE; encoded by the coding sequence GTGCCTCGCCTGCTGGCGTGCATTGATGACGGGGAGATGGCAAAAGCCGTTTCGGCGCAGGCACTGGCGATTGCCTGCAGTCTGGGCATGGAAGTGACGTTTGCCCGCGTAATCGATGCCCCGGGCCAATTTGCATCGCCAGCGGACCCGATCGAATGGCAGCTGCGGCGGCGGACACAGCAAGAGGACCTGCGCCGCTTTTCCGGTCAGGAAGAAGGCCAGGTAATTACCAACAGGGTGCTTCTGGCCGGTACGCCAGCCGACGAATTGAGCGACTGGGCGCTAGATCATGGTGCCACTCTGCTGGCCACGGGGCGGCGGCGCTTCGAAGACGGCAGGGGCATGGGTTCAACGGCCCAGTCGCTGCTTGAACGCGGCGAACACTCACTGCTGATAGTCCCACCAGGCCAACCGCGAAAAGGCCCGTATCGCAGGATCATGGTTCCCATCGACGGTTCCGGCCGCGGAGATGCGGTCTTGCCCGTCGCACGCCGCATTGCGCGGACCCACGGGGCCGACCTGATGCTGATCCACATCGTACCGCCGACCGAAATTCTTGAAACAGTAAACGCCCCGCAGCTTCACCGGCTTAGTAACGAGCTGGACGAACAGAAAAGGCGCCACGGCAAGAACCACCTGGAGGAGCTTCGCAGCCGGAGCATCGAGGACGGTCTCGAGGTGGAAACGATCCTTCGCGGGCCAGGCGATCCGCGTTCAATGCTGCGCGACGCGGCGATCTCGGAAGATGTCGATCTGATCGTGATGGCATCGCATGGCACCACCGGATTGAGCGATGTCGCTTGTGGCAGCGTTACCAAATACCTCGCCGAACATGCACCGGCGCCCCTCCTGATCGTCAGGCCAAATTTACGCTGCAGTTTCGGTCCGAAGGAGAAAAATTGCCGCAATCCTTCCGTTTTTCGCTTTGACGAGTGA